Proteins encoded together in one Desulfosporosinus meridiei DSM 13257 window:
- a CDS encoding DUF6483 family protein: protein MYKKDYIMKMIEQLSIAVAALLGSKSKNKIEECHQIVNEALYDLTGMSEETLLKLSHKDLISIISGGKEINTEKCFALAEMLKLKADVDKGDTGRSVDLYIKSLNIFIELILAKSSHGHNSYETINEIVGALKKYKIPKESNQLLFRYYEFMGQYDKAEDVLFKMIVTINTGEIVDEGFAFYERLKGKTLVELENGNLPLDEVIESLDAYRNLLNNHT, encoded by the coding sequence ATGTATAAAAAAGATTATATTATGAAAATGATTGAGCAATTGTCTATAGCTGTCGCTGCACTTCTAGGATCAAAATCAAAGAATAAAATTGAAGAATGTCATCAAATAGTCAATGAAGCACTTTATGATTTAACAGGCATGAGTGAAGAAACATTACTTAAACTTTCACATAAAGACTTAATCAGCATTATAAGTGGTGGAAAGGAAATAAACACAGAAAAGTGTTTTGCCCTAGCTGAAATGTTGAAGTTGAAAGCGGATGTCGATAAAGGGGATACAGGGCGAAGTGTCGACTTGTATATCAAAAGTTTGAATATATTTATAGAGTTGATTTTAGCCAAGAGTTCACATGGACATAATAGTTATGAGACAATCAATGAAATTGTTGGTGCTCTTAAAAAGTATAAAATACCGAAAGAAAGTAATCAGTTACTGTTCCGATATTATGAATTTATGGGACAATACGACAAGGCTGAAGATGTTCTATTTAAAATGATTGTGACAATAAATACGGGTGAAATCGTCGATGAAGGATTCGCCTTTTACGAAAGGCTTAAGGGGAAGACACTTGTGGAATTGGAGAATGGGAATCTACCCTTGGATGAAGTAATTGAGAGCCTAGATGCCTATCGAAACTTATTGAACAATCACACATAA
- a CDS encoding ClpP family protease, with protein sequence MLSNETASPEEDKNESLSNLKELGQIQIPSVSERIYCLPIIGQIEGHQILPAQSKTTKYEHIIPQLLAVEQNPNTEGILVILNTAGGDVEAGLAIAEMLNSLSKPSVSLVLGGGHSIGIPIAVSCTKSFIAPTGTMTVHPIRYTGLVINGHQQFEYLRKMQERINQFIYSHSKITPDKLEKFMFTTGDLAQDIGTILIGQEAVDAGLIQAVGGVKEAFKELNSLIPSRSEEINNNPE encoded by the coding sequence GTGCTTTCTAATGAAACGGCTTCACCTGAAGAAGATAAAAATGAATCCTTATCAAATCTAAAGGAATTAGGACAGATTCAAATTCCTAGTGTATCTGAACGGATTTATTGTTTGCCAATTATTGGACAAATTGAAGGACATCAAATTCTGCCTGCCCAATCCAAGACGACAAAGTATGAACATATTATTCCGCAACTCTTGGCAGTTGAGCAAAACCCCAATACTGAAGGGATACTGGTGATTCTAAATACTGCCGGTGGAGATGTGGAAGCTGGATTAGCGATTGCAGAAATGCTCAATAGCTTAAGTAAACCATCTGTATCATTGGTTCTGGGCGGTGGTCATAGTATTGGGATTCCTATTGCTGTAAGTTGTACAAAAAGCTTCATTGCTCCAACAGGAACAATGACTGTTCACCCCATTAGGTATACGGGATTAGTTATTAATGGTCACCAACAGTTTGAGTACCTTCGGAAAATGCAAGAACGTATTAATCAATTTATTTATTCTCACTCCAAGATAACGCCTGATAAGCTAGAAAAATTCATGTTCACTACAGGAGATTTAGCTCAAGATATTGGGACAATTTTAATTGGACAAGAAGCAGTTGACGCCGGATTGATCCAAGCAGTTGGTGGAGTGAAAGAAGCTTTTAAAGAACTAAATAGCTTAATCCCTTCGAGATCTGAAGAAATAAACAATAACCCGGAATAA